In Malus sylvestris chromosome 15, drMalSylv7.2, whole genome shotgun sequence, a single genomic region encodes these proteins:
- the LOC126602867 gene encoding histone-lysine N-methyltransferase ASHH2-like isoform X3: MACGNSVLVESLLPEPVTEQQMGSEILVQSVSEQPSCSEPLLDSDVDHASVPDGALGLSRNDNAGFVISGEVTESCKVDRDGFVGEHENANDLDLRSRLNGDWRLNRCCSTESQSNVDGSNRESDGTCLKEGGPELEDGSAASVGDCDIPLEVICQIGSSGDGVQQDELRDDKSVSCLYSKEVMEVTEEKGDISLEIKNDNCEPVSPLQGGEIPSELAEMEACSSPHTEEKGFNILAGPSLEAAYEERVVSGGIEADLCNKTSPVRDVGMHSEVSYACGLVTNCDNKNEQMDDNGVNGPSSLSTERTTEVVEMKSNVDTCTQIFPSQGLERALEDLHMPDLPSSCAQQNDQSSDKIADGSLVERSIDILEKNSDSMTDLEAVILTQMSPVKVNVYYSKEGPSEIASNCIIEKSVSMQSCQTLGVANNSVSGLSTDMVVDMKSNTNQIWPPEGCERAFEGSDVSDSLRVCSQENGQRNDKVIDFAFAERVTDILEKKSDATTDTKVEIGTQISVMEEKVSNLNEGSGGLSPNNIHEKSVSLKPFQPFDIVKNGPSESVDVPDNNDSPGNIDSSISLDCSGEKYHEGIDNVKVGCVSKTKFPDIVALSSRRSGRSRKTNTKRAPRKGRSTSKELQPLGSLETVFKAAGRKRSCLSKPARSSVWGLLGSVTQSFEESNRLEVSQGKSQVSQKRRSGQRSGQRNQSGAGGNSQGSRGKNRASTNRVRLKVKVGKEFCNSSLYITVPEDVDTSASANSVKKGDGNEGNWRKEATVGEDRTYLDAPVLDVDLANKDFESVVLTENSADNVIDNYRTVPSHTVAVSSGGSFGTSFTDPGTSPDSEIINIVPDADVEARQQEDSHGDVLTSDKVLAASGDFISTKRGNEKHKVPHAKNYVWEGGKLCPASLNKEMQSERDGCRQSLDFSSSEMRTSSTCANASSNSSSDKESSLEALHLSGETDPGISGDVLKVEVGADNLDVGLGLSKSQSSKSKGLKPPKGRSRACGSASKKGNAHRLTENRKKSANKKKVMEKADGDQVSCEVANLPESGNHLVDNNRKTNSVNDAECVGVPNSDMVPVNIDKQYLPPRNAWVLCDDCHKWRRIPAELADIIDEQKCTWTCKDNKDEAFADCSIRQEKSNSEINAELDISDASGDEDASVTRSKYKELECRRPTVSQQNVASIKINQFHHRSRKTQNIDEIMVCHCKPPSDGQLGCGDDCLNRILNIECVRGACPCRDLCSNQQFQKRRYAKLEKFRSGKKGFGLRLLEDICKGQFLIEYVGEVLDTNAYEARQKEYAVKGHRHFYFMTLNGSEVIDACAKGNLGRFINHSCDPNCRTEKWMVNGEICIGLFALRDIKKGEEVTFDYNYVRVFGAAAKKCHCGSSQCRGYIGGDPLDTEVIVQDDSDEEYMEPVMIPEDGVSEDRSDNTLPANKVIDNTTVSIGELEFTTQREESMNRSDSLVSHLHDSLELKHPRQKPSSVPPVETEDVASIPIPAIEQEIFGEKETTEKSSNSSERLETTPVKLLGKSLSDGTDSNRKSKSGTIEVGQVPSKVCSNVKTSKSTSFVKKSKVKITPSGNKIQMAATKSLVLSIKPKRLTEGSVEEKLNELLDGDGGINKRKDSTKGYLKLLILTAVSGDSGSGEVIQSNRDLSMILDALLKTKSRMVLIDVINKNGLRMLHNIMKKYREDFKKIPILRKLLKVLEYLAMRHILTSEHITGGPPCAGMESCISLQLYGVNAVTDRTRRQTGPPNSTEFSRQVDSQTFQKTWLCRQG; encoded by the exons ATGGCTTGTGGAAATTCGGTTTTGGTCGAGAGTCTTTTGCCTGAGCCTGTCACTGAGCAGCAGATGGGCTCAGAGATCTTGGTGCAATCTGTTTCTGAGCAGCCATCCTGCTCGGAGCCTTTACTTGATTCTGATGTTGACCATGCCAGTGTGCCAGATGGGGCTCTGGGATTGTCTAGGAATGATAATGCTGGTTTTGTGATCTCTGGCGAGGTTACAGAGTCATGCAAGGTTGATAGAGATGGTTTCGTTGGTGAGCATGAGAATGCCAATGATTTGGATCTGCGAAGTAGGTTGAACGGAGATTGGAGGCTCAATAGGTGTTGCTCGACTGAGAGTCAGAGTAATGTTGATGGTTCCAATAGGGAAAGTGATGggacatgcttgaaggaaggtgGGCCTGAACTTGAGGATGGATCTGCAGCTTCAGTTGGGGACTGTGACATCCCTTTGGAAGTCATATGTCAGATTGGTTCATCAGGAGACGGTGTCCAACAGGATGAGCTGAGAGATGATAAGAGTGTTAGTTGTCTCTATTCTAAAGAGGTTATGGAAGTTACGGAAGAGAAAGGTGACATTTCTCTTGAGATTAAGAATGATAATTGTGAACCAGTATCTCCTTTGCAGGGTGGTGAAATTCCCTCAGAACTAGCAGAGATGGAAGCTTGCAGTAGTCCCCATACAGAAGAGAAGGGTTTCAACATCTTAGCGGGTCCCTCTTTGGAAGCTGCATATGAGGAGAGGGTTGTTTCTGGTGGGATAGAAGCTGATTTGTGCAACAAGACATCACCTGTACGGGATGTTGGGATGCATTCAGAAGTATCATACGCATGTGGTTTAGTGACCAATTGTGACAATAAGAATGAACAGATGGATGATAATGGTGTTAATGGTCCAAGCAGCCTCTCTACTGAAAGGACTACAGAGGTTGTTGAGATGAAAAGTAATGTTGATACATGCACTCAAATATTTCCTTCGCAAGGTTTGGAGAGAGCCTTGGAAGATTTACATATGCCTGATTTACCGAGTAGTTGTGCCCAACAGAATGATCAGAGTAGTGATAAAATTGCTGATGGTTCCTTGGTAGAGAGGTCTATAGATATTCTGGAAAAAAACAGTGATTCTATGACAGATTTAGAGGCTGTCATTCTCACCCAGATGTCTCCTGTAAAAGTTAATGTCTACTATTCTAAGGAAGGTCCCTCCGAAATAGCCTCCAACTGCATTATTGAGAAGTCTGTTTCTATGCAGTCATGTCAAACCTTAGGGGTTGCCAATAACAGCGTCAGTGGGCTCTCTACTGATATGGTTGTTGATATGAAAAGCAATACTAATCAAATATGGCCTCCAGAGGGTTGTGAGAGGGCCTTTGAAGGTTCAGATGTGTCAGATTCACTGAGGGTTTGCAGCCAAGAGAATGGTCAGAGGAACGATAAGGTTATCGATTTTGCGTTTGCTGAAAGGGTAACAGacattttggaaaagaaaagtgATGCTACAACCGACACGAAGGTTGAAATTGGCACCCAGATCTCAGTAATGGAGGAAAAAGTCTCCAATCTGAATGAAGGTTCTGGTGGACTATCCCCCAACAATATTCATGAGAAGTCCGTTTCTTTGAAACCGTTTCAACCTTTTGATATTGTCAAAAATGGCCCTTCTGAGAGTGTGGATGTGCCAGATAATAATGATTCCCCTGGTAATATTGATTCTAGCATTTCGTTGGACTGTTCTGGAGAGAAATATCATGAAGGAATTGATAATGTCAAAGTTGGTTGTGTTTCTAAAACCAAATTTCCTGACATTGTAGCATTGTCTTCTCGAAGGAGTGGCCGAAGCCGCAAGACTAACACAAAAAGGGCTCCAAGGAAAGGCAGAAGCACATCTAAAGAGTTGCAACCACTTGGAAGCCTTGAAACTGTCTTCAAGGCTGCTGGAAGGAAGAGAAGCTGCCTTTCCAAACCAGCTCGATCTTCTGTATGGGGATTATTAGGGAGTGTAACACAATCTTTTGAAGAGAGTAACAGGCTTGAGGTCAGTCAAGGTAAGAGTCAAGTATCACAGAAACGAAGGAGTGGACAAAGAAGTGGACAACGGAATCAGAGTGGTGCTGGTGGAAATTCACAAGGGTCAAGGGGCAAGAACCGTGCGTCAACTAACCGTGTTCGTTTGAAGGTTAAAGTGGGGAAAGAATTTTGTAATAGTTCTCTCTACATCACAGTACCTGAGGATGTTGATACCTCAGCATCTGCAAATTCTGTTAAAAAAGGGGATGGAAATGAGGGCAATTGGAGAAAAGAAGCTACTGTTGGGGAGGATAGAACTTATCTGGATGCTCCTGTTCTGGATGTTGATCTGGCTAATAAGGACTTTGAGAGTGTTGTTCTCACAGAGAATTCAGCTGACAATGTGATTGATAATTATCGTACGGTTCCATCTCATACAGTTGCTGTATCTTCTGGAGGATCATTTGGGACTAGCTTTACAGATCCTGGAACTTCACCTGATTCTGAAATTATCAATATCGTTCCAGATGCAGATGTTGAGGCAAGACAGCAAGAAGATTCTCATGGTGATGTTTTAACTTCTGACAAGGTTTTGGCTGCTTCTGGAGACTTTATTAGCACTAAGAGAGGGAATGAGAAGCATAAAGTCCCTCATGCAAAAAATTATGTTTGGGAAGGTGGTAAACTTTGTCCAGCAAGCTTGAATAAAGAAATGCAATCAGAACGAGATGGATGCAGGCAAAGTCTGGATTTTTCTTCTAGTGAGATGCGCACTTCATCCACCTGTGCAAATGCTTCGAGCAACTCATCAAGTGACAAGGAATCATCTTTGGAGGCACTGCACTTGTCAGGAGAAACTGACCCTGGAATTTCTGGAGATGTTCTTAAAGTGGAAGTGGGTGCAGATAATCTTGACGTGGGCTTAGGATTATCAAAATCACAATCCTCAAAATCTAAGGGACTGAAGCCTCCCAAGGGCAGGTCCAGAGCCTGTGGCTCAGCGAGCAAGAAGGGTAATGCTCATAGACTGACGGAAAACCGGAAAAAGTCCGCTAACAAGAAGAAAGTCATGGAAAAGGCTGATGGTGATCAGGTTTCATGCGAAGTGGCAAATCTCCCAGAATCAG GCAATCACTTAGTGGACAACAATAGAAAAACCAACTCTGTTAATGATGCTGAATGTGTAGGCGTTCCTAACTCGGACATGGTACCTGTTAACATAGATAAGCAGTATTTACCACCGCGTAATGCTTGGGTGCTCTGTGATGATTGTCATAAATGGAGGCGTATACCAGCTGAACTTGCAGACATTATAGATGAACAAAAGTGCACATG GACCTGTAAAGATAACAAGGATGAAGCCTTTGCTGATTGCTCAATCCGTCAAGAGAAGTCAAATTCAGAGATTAATGCGGAGTTGGATATATCAGATGCCTCAGGTGATGAAGATGCATCCGTCACCCGATCAAAGTACAAAGAATTGGAATGTCGACGTCCAACAG TTTCCCAACAGAATGTTGCAAGCATAAAAATTAATCAGTTCCATCACCGTAGCCGTAAAACTCAGAATATTGATGAG ATAATGGTTTGCCATTGCAAACCGCCTTCAGATGGTCAGTTGGGTTGTGGAGATGATTGCCTGAATCGAATACTTAATATTGAATGTGTAAGAGGAGCCTGTCCATGTAGAGACCTCTGTTCAAATCAGcag TTCCAAAAACGCCGATACGCCAAACTAGAGAAGTTTCGAAGTGGAAAGAAGGGTTTTGGCCTCAGGTTGCTTGAGGATATATGTAAAGGGCAATTTCTTATTGAATATGTTGGAGAG GTGCTTGATACAAATGCTTACGAGGCACGACAAAAGGAGTATGCTGTGAAGGGTCACAGACATTTCTACTTCATGACATTGAATGGCAGTGAG GTAATAGATGCATGTGCAAAGGGGAATTTGGGGCGTTTCATTAACCATAGTTGTGATCCGAATTGTCGCACAGAAAAG TGGATGGTGAATGGAGAGATTTGTATAGGACTATTTGCATTGAGAGATATAAAGAAG GGTGAAGAGGTTACATTTGACTACAACTATGTAAGGGTTTTCGGAGCTGCTGCCAAAAAATGTCATTGTGGTTCATCTCAATGTCGGGGTTACATAGGTGGTGATCCTCTTGATACCGAAGTCATTGTTCAAGATGATTCAGATGAAGAATATATGGAGCCTGTGATGATCCCAGAAGATGGTGTATCTGAAGATAGGTCTGACAATACGTTGCCTGCAAATAAAGTAATTGATAATACAACAGTTTCTATTGGGGAATTGGAGTTCACCACACAAAGAGAGGAGTCCATGAATCGATCTGATTCACTTGTTTCTCACTTACACGATTCATTGGAATTGAAGCACCCAAGACAGAAACCATCTTCTGTCCCACCAGTTGAAACAGAAGATGTAGCTAGTATACCCATACCTGCTATTGAGCAGGAAATTTTTGGGGAAAAGGAGACTACAGAAAAATCCTCAAACTCCTCTGAAAGACTAGAGACTACTCCAGTAAAACTGCTTGGCAAATCGTTATCTGATGGCACTGACAGTAACAGGAAGTCCAAGTCTGGTACTATTGAAGTTGGACAGGTTCCTTCCAAAGTGTGTTCTAATGTGAAAACTTCCAAATCAACCAGTTTTGTGAAGAAAAGCAAAGTGAAGATTACCCCAAGTGgaaacaaaattcaaatggCAGCCACCAAATCTCTCGTGCTATCTATCAAGCCCAAACGATTAACAGAAGGTTCAG TTGAGGAGAAGCTTAACGAGCTGTTGGATGGCGACGGAGGGATAAATAAACGGAAA GATTCCACTAAAGGCTACTTGAAGCTTCTGATCCTTACCGCTGTATCTGGTGATAGTGGCAGTGGTGAAGTAATTCAGAG CAATCGAGATCTTTCTATGATCCTTGATGCGCTTTTGAAAACAAAGTCACGGATGGTTTTGATTGatgtaataaataaaaacg gttTGAGAATGCTACACAACATAATGAAAAAATACAGAGAAGACTTCAAAAAGATACCAATCCTCCGGAAGCTTCTGAAG GTCCTAGAGTATTTAGCTATGAGGCATATACTTACATCAGAGCATATTACTGGAGGTCCTCCCTGCGCTGGAATGGAGAG TTGTATTTCTCTGCAGCTTTATGGAGTCAATGCTGTCACTGACAGAACACGAAGACAGACAG GTCCACCAAATAGCACGGAATTTTCGAGACAAGTGGATTCCCAGACCTTTCAGAAGACATGGCTATGTAGACAGGGTTGA